Proteins encoded in a region of the Paenibacillus pedocola genome:
- a CDS encoding stage V sporulation protein AA: MNSQSAPVIYIQLKNRLSVPKGRGVTLRDVAYLIAEPQLREPLYSILLLQPEQSDGNLILIDLMTIIPRIQELVPDADIQPIGEGRTIVQIEGPVEARKPSVALFVLVWLLLFFGSALTIMNFHADVNMQEVHIRVVEMLTGRRDEHPYMFQIAYSLGIGFGMVIFFNHLFKKKWNEEPTPLEVEMFLYQKNIDHYVVHEEYSKMNNGTEPSGRKEDSS; the protein is encoded by the coding sequence ATGAATAGCCAATCAGCACCCGTAATTTACATACAGCTTAAGAACCGCTTGTCGGTGCCTAAGGGGCGGGGGGTCACGCTGCGGGATGTGGCTTATCTGATTGCGGAGCCGCAGCTGCGTGAGCCGCTGTATTCAATTCTGCTGCTCCAGCCGGAGCAAAGCGACGGGAATCTGATTCTGATCGATTTGATGACCATCATCCCCCGCATTCAGGAGCTTGTGCCGGATGCCGATATTCAGCCGATTGGCGAGGGGCGGACCATTGTGCAGATTGAAGGGCCGGTCGAGGCACGCAAGCCATCGGTTGCCCTGTTCGTGCTTGTATGGCTGCTGCTGTTCTTCGGATCGGCGCTGACCATTATGAATTTCCATGCCGATGTCAACATGCAGGAGGTGCACATCCGGGTAGTCGAGATGCTGACCGGACGGCGGGATGAGCATCCCTACATGTTCCAGATTGCCTATTCACTGGGGATCGGATTTGGGATGGTGATTTTTTTCAATCATCTGTTCAAGAAAAAATGGAATGAGGAGCCGACCCCGCTGGAAGTGGAAATGTTCCTGTATCAGAAAAATATCGATCACTATGTTGTGCATGAAGAATACAGCAAGATGAATAACGGTACTGAACCGTCCGGGCGTAAGGAGGATTCCTCATGA
- a CDS encoding glycoside hydrolase family 53 protein produces MTGAYINGMDVSFLDEIEQGGGVFRYGSGRRAGQAADLLEILGDSGVNSIRLRIWNDPPGGFCNLERTLVMAKRIKAAGLGFLLDFHYSDKWADPANQWKPQIWTGLDFGELRLSVYEYTLEVLEALQYQGTLPDMVQIGNEITPGFLWEEGRVDGQYDTQEQWTRFTELVKAGIAGAKEIAPELPVMIHIDRGGDNDASRRFFDRFEERGVEYDVIGLSFYPWWHGTLADLEQNLGDLAQRYDKDIIVVETAYPWTLAGPEGFPLIVKEAEQLHEGYPATVEGQAAYLRELHEVIHRTRQGRGIGCYYWEPAWIPSQHEWSVGHANNWSNLTLFDYEGRALASLDV; encoded by the coding sequence ATGACAGGAGCTTATATCAACGGAATGGATGTTTCGTTTCTGGATGAGATTGAACAAGGAGGCGGGGTCTTCAGGTACGGCTCCGGCCGGCGGGCCGGACAAGCCGCAGACCTTCTGGAGATTCTCGGGGACAGCGGTGTGAATTCTATCCGGCTGCGGATCTGGAATGATCCGCCCGGCGGCTTCTGTAATCTGGAACGGACGCTCGTCATGGCTAAACGGATTAAAGCGGCCGGGCTTGGCTTCCTGCTCGATTTTCATTATTCGGATAAGTGGGCCGACCCGGCGAATCAGTGGAAACCGCAAATCTGGACGGGACTCGACTTCGGGGAGCTGCGCTTATCTGTCTATGAATATACACTGGAAGTGCTGGAGGCCCTCCAGTATCAGGGGACGCTGCCCGATATGGTGCAGATCGGAAACGAGATCACACCGGGCTTCCTGTGGGAAGAGGGCCGGGTAGACGGCCAATATGATACGCAGGAGCAGTGGACCCGTTTTACCGAACTGGTGAAGGCCGGGATTGCCGGAGCCAAGGAGATCGCGCCGGAGCTGCCGGTGATGATCCATATTGACCGGGGCGGAGACAATGACGCCAGCCGCAGGTTTTTCGACCGCTTCGAGGAGCGCGGCGTAGAGTACGACGTCATCGGGCTCTCCTTCTACCCTTGGTGGCACGGTACTCTGGCTGATCTGGAGCAGAATCTGGGCGACCTGGCACAGCGGTATGACAAAGATATTATTGTGGTGGAAACCGCATATCCGTGGACACTGGCTGGACCGGAAGGTTTTCCGCTTATTGTGAAGGAAGCAGAGCAGCTGCATGAAGGTTATCCGGCGACCGTAGAGGGACAAGCTGCATACTTGCGGGAGCTGCACGAAGTGATTCACCGTACAAGGCAAGGTAGGGGCATCGGCTGCTATTACTGGGAACCGGCCTGGATTCCCTCACAGCACGAGTGGTCCGTCGGCCATGCGAACAACTGGTCCAACCTCACCCTGTTCGATTATGAGGGACGGGCACTGGCTTCACTGGATGTTTAA
- a CDS encoding carbohydrate ABC transporter permease, with the protein MYYKTRGYRVFSVLNTCFLIILAVMCIIPLVHVLAVSFSAKSAADANLVGLWPKQFSVEAYKKTIDNPVFLHSIWISVQRTVLGTALTLLITFLAAYPLSKDNSAFKGRTIYSWLFVFTMVFNGGMIPFYIVIQKLGLMNSFWVLVLPGAVNTFLIILMLNFFRGVPKELEEAALIDGANHFRTLFSIYLPISLPSIATIALFSMVFHWNSWFDGLLYMNNSDKFPLATFLQTVIIQRDMSSMSINPKEMELISQTTVRAAQIFIGAAPILLVYPFLQKYFVKGMTLGSVKE; encoded by the coding sequence ATGTATTACAAAACAAGAGGCTACCGCGTATTCAGCGTACTTAATACCTGTTTTCTAATTATTCTGGCTGTCATGTGTATCATTCCGCTCGTTCATGTACTTGCGGTTTCGTTCAGCGCCAAGTCAGCGGCAGATGCCAATCTGGTCGGCTTGTGGCCGAAGCAGTTTTCGGTGGAAGCCTATAAAAAGACCATCGATAACCCTGTATTTCTTCATTCCATCTGGATTTCGGTGCAACGTACGGTTCTCGGAACAGCACTTACACTGCTCATTACGTTCCTTGCGGCTTATCCGTTGTCCAAAGACAATTCGGCCTTTAAAGGCCGGACGATTTACTCCTGGCTGTTTGTATTCACCATGGTATTCAACGGCGGGATGATCCCGTTCTATATCGTTATTCAGAAGCTTGGCCTGATGAATTCCTTCTGGGTCCTGGTGCTGCCGGGAGCCGTTAACACCTTCCTGATTATTCTGATGCTCAACTTCTTCCGCGGTGTACCGAAGGAGCTGGAGGAAGCCGCACTGATCGACGGGGCGAATCATTTCCGCACCTTGTTCAGCATTTATCTGCCGATCTCGCTGCCTTCCATTGCGACGATTGCCCTGTTCAGTATGGTGTTCCACTGGAACTCCTGGTTCGACGGGCTGCTGTACATGAATAATTCCGATAAGTTTCCGCTTGCCACATTCCTGCAGACCGTCATTATCCAGCGGGATATGAGCTCCATGAGTATTAATCCGAAGGAAATGGAGCTGATCTCGCAGACCACGGTACGTGCAGCGCAGATCTTTATCGGAGCGGCTCCGATCCTGCTGGTCTATCCGTTCCTGCAGAAATATTTTGTAAAAGGAATGACACTCGGCTCAGTGAAGGAGTAG
- a CDS encoding ABC transporter permease, whose translation MRTLRKNWQFHVMLIPAMILLILFSFIPMGGIVMAFQDYKPWLHISGSEWVGLDNFRYLFEREDSMQVIWNTLIIAVLKMIFNLLVPFIFAIMLNEVRKLAVQRTIQTLVYLPHFLSWVILGGILLDLLSTDGFVNQILGNFGVQPIFFLGDNNWFRFTVILTDVWKEFGYNTIVFLAALAGINPSLYEAAEIDGANRWKQTRFITMPSLIPMVVVVGTLALGNVLNAGFDQIFNLYNPLVYQKGDIIDTFVYRTAIQNGEMGFGTAIGLFKSAISMVLILVSYQLAKKWAGYRIF comes from the coding sequence ATGAGAACACTAAGAAAAAACTGGCAATTCCATGTAATGCTGATTCCTGCGATGATACTGCTGATTCTGTTCAGCTTTATCCCGATGGGCGGCATTGTAATGGCCTTTCAGGATTACAAACCATGGCTGCATATCTCCGGTTCGGAGTGGGTGGGCCTTGATAATTTCAGGTATCTTTTTGAACGTGAGGACAGCATGCAGGTGATCTGGAACACACTGATCATTGCGGTGCTGAAGATGATCTTCAATCTGCTTGTACCGTTTATTTTCGCGATTATGCTGAATGAGGTCCGCAAGCTGGCCGTACAGCGTACCATTCAGACACTGGTTTATCTGCCGCATTTCCTGTCCTGGGTTATTCTCGGCGGGATTCTGCTGGACCTGCTGTCCACGGACGGCTTTGTCAATCAGATTCTCGGCAACTTCGGGGTGCAGCCGATCTTCTTCCTCGGGGATAACAACTGGTTCCGCTTTACGGTTATTTTGACAGATGTGTGGAAGGAATTCGGATATAATACCATCGTCTTCCTGGCGGCGCTTGCCGGCATCAACCCTTCACTGTATGAAGCGGCGGAGATCGACGGGGCGAACCGCTGGAAGCAGACCCGCTTCATCACGATGCCATCCCTGATTCCGATGGTTGTGGTAGTAGGTACGCTTGCGCTCGGGAACGTGCTCAATGCCGGCTTTGACCAAATCTTTAACTTGTACAACCCGCTGGTCTACCAAAAGGGTGATATTATCGACACCTTCGTCTACCGTACAGCGATCCAAAACGGCGAGATGGGCTTCGGGACAGCCATTGGATTGTTCAAGTCTGCGATCAGCATGGTTCTGATTCTGGTCTCGTACCAGCTGGCTAAAAAATGGGCGGGCTACCGCATCTTCTAA
- a CDS encoding extracellular solute-binding protein, whose translation MKTKKLLPLLGMSVLLASSIAGCSGNNNAAGGNNASGNAANTPAETENAYKDKYDPEVTITTVWGVDPELKFKNGETIENNVSTKWAKEKFGINIKSLWSITDTNGAFGTKLRLAMSSGQEMPDVVTIGTGDSTIAQDLIDSGMYREVGTLFDQYASETWKEAMAQDPNVWNQYSRDGKKMGLPVLDYAYNHDYILWIRQDWLDKLNMKAPTTIDELEKVMDAFKNQNPDGLAPDKVIPLSIGFKTSMNTWMGDPSWIFGAYGTLPQQWNVAADGKLEYGSVNAGMKQGLEKLKDWLAKGYIPQEAALWDENKTSEPAVAGTAGIIPGPYWMSGWPLQDTVKNVPDAVWAPINIPAGPDGTVMRHGTQFTNGVTLISTKMKNPEAFFTYENYLYDNFANPQPGSELDNGLFAGYDYELDASGKMVANDQISGGYVNSVRYLLVRDGARIPDAQMKALLNLANGAQPTTRLEKDVAVNYGKGTPAAAKVLLQQEDKSFKNMFTGPTTETMKAKLDYLNKIENQTFNEIIYGKQPLDSFDSFVTTWNAGGGEQITKEVNEWYDSVK comes from the coding sequence ATGAAGACAAAAAAATTGCTGCCGCTCCTGGGCATGAGCGTACTGCTGGCAAGCAGTATCGCCGGCTGCTCAGGAAATAATAATGCAGCCGGAGGAAATAACGCTTCCGGTAATGCCGCCAATACACCGGCAGAAACTGAAAACGCCTACAAGGATAAATATGATCCTGAAGTAACCATCACCACCGTCTGGGGGGTTGACCCCGAGCTGAAATTCAAGAACGGTGAAACTATTGAGAATAACGTCTCCACCAAATGGGCCAAGGAGAAATTCGGTATCAACATTAAATCGCTCTGGTCCATTACGGATACGAATGGCGCTTTCGGCACGAAGCTGCGTCTGGCGATGTCTTCCGGGCAGGAAATGCCTGATGTAGTTACCATCGGTACCGGCGATTCCACTATCGCCCAGGACCTGATTGATTCCGGAATGTACCGGGAAGTAGGCACACTGTTCGACCAATATGCTTCTGAGACATGGAAAGAAGCGATGGCCCAGGACCCTAATGTCTGGAACCAATACAGCCGCGACGGCAAGAAAATGGGGCTTCCGGTTCTCGATTACGCATATAACCACGATTACATTCTATGGATCCGCCAGGACTGGCTGGATAAGCTGAACATGAAAGCACCGACAACCATCGATGAGCTGGAGAAGGTAATGGATGCCTTCAAGAACCAGAATCCGGACGGTCTGGCTCCGGACAAAGTGATTCCGCTCAGCATCGGCTTCAAGACAAGCATGAACACCTGGATGGGTGATCCTTCCTGGATCTTCGGCGCTTACGGAACCCTTCCGCAGCAGTGGAATGTAGCGGCTGACGGCAAGCTGGAATACGGCTCCGTGAACGCCGGCATGAAGCAAGGTCTCGAGAAGCTGAAGGATTGGCTCGCCAAAGGCTACATTCCGCAGGAAGCCGCGCTTTGGGATGAGAACAAAACCTCGGAGCCTGCTGTTGCGGGAACAGCCGGTATTATTCCTGGACCTTACTGGATGAGCGGCTGGCCGCTCCAGGATACGGTGAAGAACGTGCCGGATGCTGTCTGGGCACCAATCAACATTCCGGCCGGACCGGACGGAACTGTAATGCGCCATGGTACACAGTTCACCAACGGTGTTACACTGATCAGCACCAAAATGAAGAATCCGGAAGCGTTCTTTACGTATGAGAACTACCTGTACGACAATTTCGCTAACCCGCAGCCGGGCAGCGAACTGGACAACGGCCTCTTCGCCGGCTACGACTATGAACTGGATGCAAGCGGCAAAATGGTCGCTAATGATCAGATCAGCGGCGGCTATGTGAACAGTGTCCGTTACCTGCTGGTACGCGACGGCGCACGTATTCCTGATGCCCAGATGAAGGCTCTTCTTAACCTGGCTAACGGCGCTCAGCCAACAACCAGACTTGAGAAGGATGTAGCGGTTAACTATGGTAAAGGAACACCTGCGGCTGCCAAGGTATTGCTGCAGCAGGAAGACAAATCGTTCAAGAACATGTTCACCGGTCCGACTACGGAAACCATGAAAGCGAAGCTGGATTATCTGAACAAAATCGAGAACCAGACATTTAACGAAATCATCTACGGCAAACAGCCGCTGGATTCATTCGACAGCTTCGTCACTACCTGGAATGCAGGCGGCGGCGAGCAGATTACCAAAGAAGTTAACGAGTGGTATGACAGCGTAAAATAA
- a CDS encoding response regulator transcription factor, with product MIEILLVDDESYVTESIAQTIPWEEIGVYKVHQAVSGAAALEIMEQQDIDILVTDISMPGMSGLQLIETAGERWPNLRSILLTGYSDFGYAKKAIQLQAFDYILKPVSDDEFIKSISGAIESLRDEWEAHDKYHMLMYNRKASYSVLRANLMHDLLLGRVMSERALAAKLAEYEIAFDTETQAAMLMIQLGKHYTAMDHHSISLMEYAIGNIAEELFKESFRVWFCKAPHDCLILLVEPNAQMQQLIGLSEQYETLRQRMLKDIIDSFRASVSNYLKGDISLIVTEWFAFPEGLPAAYRSGLSSMYLAAHNEAGSVLFLEDKHIQEQVAIKSLESLYRPPTLIHLLESKQWDTAREKITDVFRDMKSARFSREHLYEVFLSITNAFMYIAHKGGQFISQIDQYALDPLLTQSIIVSFDRLQDWALDMLGKLEKELSESDQYTKSYIIKQVHELVGNHTGHDLSVKTIADHVYLHPVYLSKIYKAETGEGLGDYIIRMRMERALYLLKNTNKKIYEITTELGYQNPQYFSKMFKKHYGMTPNEFRDG from the coding sequence ATGATTGAAATATTGCTCGTTGATGATGAATCTTATGTAACAGAGAGTATAGCCCAGACGATCCCGTGGGAAGAGATCGGCGTATACAAGGTGCACCAGGCGGTATCCGGTGCGGCAGCACTGGAGATCATGGAGCAGCAGGACATCGATATCCTTGTAACCGATATTTCCATGCCGGGAATGAGCGGACTGCAGCTGATCGAGACGGCAGGCGAACGCTGGCCGAATCTCCGCAGCATCCTGCTGACCGGATATTCCGATTTCGGGTATGCCAAGAAAGCCATTCAGCTTCAGGCCTTCGATTATATCCTGAAGCCGGTCAGCGACGACGAGTTCATCAAAAGTATATCCGGCGCGATTGAGTCGCTCAGGGATGAATGGGAAGCCCATGATAAATACCATATGCTGATGTATAACCGCAAAGCCAGCTACAGTGTGCTGCGCGCCAATCTGATGCATGATCTGCTGCTGGGCAGGGTCATGTCCGAACGGGCGCTGGCTGCCAAGCTTGCGGAGTACGAAATTGCATTCGATACGGAGACACAGGCGGCGATGCTGATGATCCAGCTCGGCAAGCATTATACGGCCATGGATCATCATTCCATCTCGCTGATGGAATATGCAATCGGCAATATCGCCGAAGAGCTGTTCAAGGAGAGCTTCCGTGTCTGGTTCTGCAAAGCGCCGCATGACTGCCTGATTCTGCTGGTAGAGCCGAATGCGCAAATGCAGCAGCTTATCGGGCTATCGGAGCAATATGAAACCCTTCGCCAGCGGATGCTTAAAGATATAATTGACAGCTTCCGGGCGAGTGTAAGCAATTATCTCAAGGGAGACATTTCGCTGATTGTAACGGAATGGTTTGCGTTCCCGGAAGGATTGCCGGCTGCATACCGCAGCGGACTGAGCTCTATGTATCTGGCAGCACACAACGAAGCGGGCTCGGTGTTATTCCTGGAAGACAAACATATCCAGGAGCAGGTGGCTATTAAATCGCTGGAGAGCCTGTACCGTCCGCCCACACTGATTCATCTGCTGGAATCGAAGCAGTGGGATACTGCCCGTGAGAAGATCACAGATGTGTTCCGGGATATGAAAAGCGCCCGATTCTCCAGAGAGCATCTGTATGAAGTGTTTCTGTCGATCACGAATGCCTTCATGTACATTGCTCATAAGGGCGGCCAATTCATCTCACAGATCGACCAGTATGCGCTGGATCCGCTGCTTACGCAGAGCATCATCGTCTCTTTTGACCGGCTGCAGGACTGGGCGCTTGATATGCTAGGCAAGCTGGAGAAGGAGCTCTCGGAAAGTGACCAGTATACGAAGAGTTATATAATCAAGCAGGTGCATGAACTGGTGGGCAATCATACCGGCCATGATCTGTCGGTCAAGACGATTGCCGATCATGTCTATCTTCACCCGGTCTATCTGTCGAAAATTTACAAGGCCGAGACAGGTGAAGGGTTAGGCGATTATATCATCCGCATGCGGATGGAGCGGGCACTCTACCTGCTGAAGAACACCAATAAGAAGATTTATGAGATTACAACAGAGCTGGGTTACCAGAATCCGCAATATTTCAGTAAAATGTTCAAAAAGCACTACGGGATGACTCCAAATGAATTCCGGGACGGATAG
- a CDS encoding sensor histidine kinase, giving the protein MYRYNLFSKIVSIMVIMLIPITILYFYSNKTTTDVLRSELNTSNNNQLSFFQNQVETNMELLSSWPILLIHDPDILSLKDTALPTENLNLDAINLVKRIQTKLSIQESSSNWKSKLYLYSPAIHRVVTESDAKPYKDEELKREVKSGWHVERIADQYEDRFLFSWYSFTPYSSEFSPQRAATIMKVEFDSQNIEDMLDKFKSDGRRDPFYYKQGTGLIFNRSADKPLADKLVERLEQEQLNGSENRTLMMDGQSYSVNIVYSDKMGWYLIDYMPLSDILQPIHKSNRLFYFSMGALLLMSCLVAYILYVQVQVPVRQLVGGFQRLKQGDYSVRVGIKGKNEFSFLSGRFNNMVEQTQELIENVLMEKIHVREARLKQLQSQINPHFFYNCFSFITSMAKLGNREAVVGMSHNLSRYYRYTTRQERDLVSLTEEIEFVTHYLEIQNMRMSRLQYSISIPPQMRRLEIPPLVLQPLVENAVLHGIEPLASAGVLRITGSCSGRTMTLTVEDDGQGMLPEAMEELEAKLSSAMDEEMGCGVWNVHQRMRLRYGEAAGLHFARSPLGGLQATLQWQLPESNTDTEKISGREQHD; this is encoded by the coding sequence ATGTACAGATATAATTTATTCAGCAAAATCGTGAGTATTATGGTCATTATGCTCATTCCTATTACGATACTCTATTTCTATTCCAATAAGACCACCACCGATGTACTGCGCAGCGAGCTTAATACCTCGAACAACAACCAGCTCAGTTTTTTCCAGAACCAGGTGGAGACGAATATGGAGCTGCTGTCCTCGTGGCCGATTCTGCTGATACATGATCCCGATATTCTCAGCCTTAAGGATACGGCTCTTCCAACGGAGAACTTGAATCTGGACGCTATCAATCTGGTGAAGCGAATTCAGACGAAACTCAGCATCCAGGAGAGCTCCTCGAATTGGAAAAGCAAGCTTTATCTCTATTCGCCGGCCATTCACCGGGTAGTTACGGAGAGTGATGCGAAGCCCTATAAGGATGAGGAGCTGAAGCGGGAAGTGAAGTCCGGCTGGCATGTTGAGCGGATTGCAGACCAGTATGAGGACCGCTTCCTGTTCTCCTGGTATTCGTTCACCCCTTATTCATCGGAGTTCTCACCGCAGCGGGCGGCTACGATTATGAAGGTGGAGTTTGACAGCCAGAATATAGAAGACATGCTCGATAAATTCAAAAGCGACGGCCGGAGGGATCCCTTCTACTATAAGCAAGGAACGGGACTGATCTTCAACCGCAGCGCGGACAAGCCGCTGGCGGATAAGCTGGTGGAACGGCTGGAGCAGGAGCAGCTGAACGGGAGCGAGAACCGGACACTGATGATGGACGGACAATCCTATAGCGTCAACATCGTCTACTCCGACAAAATGGGCTGGTATCTGATTGACTATATGCCGCTGTCCGATATTCTGCAGCCGATCCATAAGTCCAACCGGCTGTTCTATTTCTCGATGGGGGCGTTGCTGCTGATGAGCTGTCTGGTCGCCTATATCTTGTATGTTCAGGTGCAGGTACCGGTCCGCCAGCTGGTTGGCGGGTTCCAGCGGCTGAAGCAGGGTGATTATTCTGTCAGGGTCGGGATTAAAGGGAAAAATGAATTCAGCTTCCTCTCAGGCCGCTTCAACAATATGGTAGAGCAGACTCAAGAGCTGATTGAGAATGTTCTGATGGAAAAAATCCATGTGCGGGAAGCCCGGCTGAAGCAGCTTCAGTCCCAGATTAATCCGCATTTCTTCTATAATTGCTTCTCTTTTATAACGAGTATGGCGAAGCTGGGCAACCGTGAGGCCGTAGTCGGCATGTCGCATAACCTGTCCCGTTATTACAGATATACAACCCGGCAGGAAAGAGATCTTGTCTCATTGACGGAAGAAATCGAATTCGTAACTCATTATCTGGAGATTCAGAACATGCGGATGAGCCGGCTGCAGTATTCCATCAGCATACCGCCGCAGATGCGCCGGCTGGAGATTCCGCCGCTTGTGCTGCAGCCGCTGGTGGAGAATGCAGTGCTGCACGGCATTGAGCCGCTGGCCAGCGCAGGCGTCCTGCGGATCACCGGCTCCTGCAGCGGCAGAACAATGACCTTAACCGTGGAGGATGACGGGCAGGGGATGCTTCCGGAAGCGATGGAAGAGCTTGAAGCGAAACTAAGCAGCGCCATGGACGAAGAAATGGGCTGCGGAGTATGGAATGTTCATCAGCGGATGCGCCTGCGCTACGGCGAAGCAGCGGGATTGCACTTTGCGCGTTCGCCGCTCGGGGGACTGCAGGCAACGCTGCAATGGCAGCTGCCGGAGAGCAATACAGACACAGAGAAGATTTCCGGGAGGGAACAGCATGATTGA
- a CDS encoding DMT family transporter has translation MSNVTASSTGMRTAPIRSGFWLVVLGAALWGVDPLFRIILLKSLTSSQIVLLEHVVLFLAAAPVLWRHRAELKKIRLRQAGALMVVSWGGSAVATILFTKALSSGDLNAVLLLQKLQPIFAIGLAAMILKERLPRNFGPLIVLALAGTYLLTFGWTVPFGHVNSFISVGSLMAMGAAALWGGSTVMGRYLLGSMSYETVTSLRFILALPLLFTITSLEGAPWQVNGGWGTTSAIAINLLLQALLPGLLSMLLYYKGLNTTKASFATLAELSFPMTGILINWIVYHQLVTLPQLVGFALIWTALFFISNQQSKQAQAVLK, from the coding sequence ATGAGTAATGTTACGGCTTCATCAACAGGTATGCGCACTGCACCGATCCGCAGCGGGTTCTGGCTGGTAGTCCTGGGAGCGGCGTTATGGGGCGTCGATCCGCTGTTCCGCATTATCCTGCTCAAATCGTTGACCTCTTCGCAGATTGTACTGCTGGAGCATGTGGTGCTCTTTTTGGCAGCTGCACCAGTACTATGGCGCCATCGTGCTGAACTCAAAAAAATCCGGCTGCGTCAGGCTGGAGCCCTGATGGTTGTATCCTGGGGCGGCTCTGCTGTAGCTACCATCCTGTTCACCAAGGCCCTTTCCAGCGGAGATTTGAATGCAGTACTGCTGCTGCAGAAGCTTCAGCCGATATTCGCTATCGGGCTGGCTGCCATGATTCTCAAAGAACGTCTGCCGAGAAACTTCGGACCGCTTATCGTGCTGGCATTGGCGGGCACCTACCTGCTGACCTTTGGCTGGACCGTACCTTTCGGACATGTCAACAGCTTTATCAGCGTCGGCAGTCTGATGGCGATGGGGGCAGCTGCCCTATGGGGCGGATCTACCGTGATGGGACGTTATCTGCTTGGCTCGATGAGTTATGAGACAGTAACTTCACTGCGCTTCATTCTTGCTTTGCCGCTGCTGTTCACCATCACTTCACTTGAGGGTGCTCCTTGGCAGGTGAATGGCGGATGGGGAACTACTTCGGCAATTGCCATCAACCTGCTGCTGCAGGCGCTGTTGCCCGGACTGCTCAGTATGCTGTTGTACTATAAAGGACTAAATACCACTAAAGCTTCTTTTGCAACGCTGGCTGAGCTCAGCTTTCCGATGACCGGGATTCTGATCAACTGGATTGTCTACCATCAGCTTGTGACTCTTCCGCAGCTTGTCGGCTTTGCTCTGATCTGGACGGCTTTGTTCTTTATTTCGAATCAGCAGAGCAAGCAGGCACAGGCAGTGCTGAAGTAA
- a CDS encoding PstS family phosphate ABC transporter substrate-binding protein, which produces MKRPFWLSLVLSIVAVVPIAIAAFIAYFFIALLGGFRFYAPLAVIVAIALAVYSVFSIFDWFTPRTRGIAFACFAGLCLLATGGYELHKAYVNSLAEVSEHEISLEQYQPFHPESKIAVLGQPASYQIKDKVPRLDGATALYPLYSAFVQAVYPKGSYDLHNFNNQIVLCSSTSYAYQRLISGETDIIFAAAPSLSQQKEAKLAGRELVLTPIGREAFVFFVNKRNPVNGLTTEQIKDIYSGKLTNWKDAGGRNDRIRAFQREENSGSQTMLQKIMKDRTLMTAPHEDVMDLMSGIISQTSNYRNYKNAIGFSFLYYASEMNRSDDIKLLAIDGTEPNKDSIKSGTYPYTVSFYAVTAGTPNPNVQPFLDWIVSPEGQELVSKTGYVPIN; this is translated from the coding sequence GTGAAAAGACCATTTTGGTTAAGCTTAGTGCTTTCGATTGTAGCCGTAGTCCCTATTGCTATTGCCGCTTTTATTGCTTATTTCTTCATTGCACTGCTGGGCGGGTTCAGGTTCTATGCTCCGCTTGCCGTTATTGTTGCCATTGCACTCGCCGTTTATAGCGTCTTCTCTATCTTCGACTGGTTCACCCCGCGCACCCGAGGGATTGCTTTTGCCTGCTTCGCCGGCTTGTGTCTGCTCGCAACCGGCGGCTATGAGCTGCATAAGGCCTATGTGAACAGCCTCGCGGAAGTGAGCGAGCACGAGATATCTTTGGAACAATACCAGCCCTTCCATCCGGAATCCAAAATCGCTGTGCTCGGGCAGCCTGCTTCCTACCAGATTAAAGATAAGGTGCCCCGTCTTGACGGAGCAACGGCGCTTTACCCGCTGTATTCCGCATTTGTTCAGGCCGTTTATCCCAAAGGCAGCTATGATCTGCACAATTTCAACAATCAGATTGTGTTATGCTCCTCCACCTCTTATGCATATCAGCGACTGATTTCCGGGGAGACGGACATTATTTTCGCCGCTGCCCCTTCGCTTTCCCAGCAAAAAGAGGCTAAGCTGGCCGGCAGGGAGCTTGTGCTTACCCCCATCGGCCGCGAAGCCTTTGTCTTTTTTGTCAATAAGCGTAATCCGGTGAACGGGCTGACCACAGAGCAGATCAAGGACATCTACTCCGGGAAGCTCACCAACTGGAAGGATGCCGGCGGCAGAAATGACCGGATCAGAGCCTTCCAGCGTGAAGAGAACAGCGGCAGCCAGACGATGCTGCAGAAAATCATGAAAGACCGCACACTGATGACCGCACCGCATGAGGATGTTATGGATCTGATGAGCGGCATTATCAGCCAAACATCTAATTACCGTAACTACAAGAACGCCATCGGCTTCAGCTTCCTTTATTATGCCTCGGAAATGAACCGGAGTGATGATATCAAGCTGCTGGCCATTGACGGCACCGAGCCGAACAAAGACAGCATCAAGAGCGGCACATATCCATATACCGTGTCCTTCTATGCCGTAACTGCCGGCACCCCGAATCCTAACGTCCAGCCGTTTCTTGATTGGATTGTATCACCGGAAGGTCAGGAGCTGGTCTCCAAAACCGGTTACGTGCCTATAAACTGA